From the Oncorhynchus gorbuscha isolate QuinsamMale2020 ecotype Even-year unplaced genomic scaffold, OgorEven_v1.0 Un_scaffold_607, whole genome shotgun sequence genome, the window TTGTCATCAGATTTGGGAAGGGGTGGGATCACCAGAAATTCTGGCTAAAGATATGGGGTCCCTTCTGAAAGAGTTTGCGTACCACTGGCCTAGATAGATAACACATTGTACAACTCACCAGCAAGCCAATATTAGTTGAGTGTTGATCTCTGGTGGACAGACTACAGAAACATAAATGGTACCGTAGGTCTGTCATGATACAACGGGATGTTTGGCCCATAGACTTACCCGTAACTtgcaaagagagagggtagagctcctcgttctctcttctctcaacaCGTCTTTAACCAGAACTTAATCGAGCATCTGATCAATTACGCAagactttagttctgggttaaccaagATTGGTCGCATGTGAGCAAATTAGCCTTTATCTCAATTTAGCCTTTATCTCAATTCTCAGGAGCATTAGTTTTACATAATAGGCtgtgattcagaggagactggaggaaatagctataggaggactggctcattgtaaagactggaatggaataaatggaatgtatcaaacatatggaaaccacatgtttgacgccgttccattgattccattccagccattacaatgagcctgtcctcctatagctcatccCACCAACCTCCGCTGATGTGATTATGCATAGATTATGCTGTAGAGTTCTGACATGTGTTTTCTAAATCTTCTTAGACCAATTGCAAACCCAGTCAGCTGTATTCAAAACTGTTTGAAGAAGTTCAGAAAGTAAAGTATTGGAAAGTCAAAGTGGACTCAGAGGCTGTGCAAAAAGACAGGAAGCTGCAAGAAAACAAAAGAACAATTGAAACACAGCGTAAAGCCATTCAGGAATTGCAGGTATGTACCATTAAATGTACAGGTATAGGCCTATATTGAAAAGACAGAGTAAAAATGCTAAagtcctttaaaaaaaagtattattattattattatatatcctaTTTTTCCTTTCCTTTATGTTTTAGTTCGGAAATGAAAGCCTCAGCATAAAACTAGAGGATCAGATCAGTGAGAATGATGATCTGCAGAACAAGTATGTATTTGATTATAACATGATACTGCCACTATAGATTTTATCATCATCATTCTGTTTTTTTCTGTAATGTTTATTTTTCCAACAGAAACAATGCAACACGGAACCTATGTAATATACTAAAGGATACGTTTGAAAGATCAGCTGAGAAAATCCATCTATGTGAGTAAAACATGCCGACTACTCAGCCTAAGTGTACATGCTAGTTGGCTGAATGCGAAATGATGACATTGTGTGGTCTACATTGTCCTCAAACCAACCTATGTTCTCTTAGTTGAATCTGAAAGAGAGGAAACCCATCACTTGTTCATGGAAAATAGTGAAACTATTCAGGTGAATATTAGAATTTTCTGTTCTTTTGATTAAAATAACATAATTGATTTGTTATCTTCATTAATACAGCATGTATGGCGTCAGTTATATAATGCTAGTGAAGAATAATATTTGTTAAAACATTTTTATTAATTGTTATAGAGGATGAATGCTGCCTTTGAAAGCCTACGTATTCAAGCAGAAACTGACCGCCTTGAAATGCTGAAAGGTATATATACTTGAAATATATCATCATCAATGCActtgtattgtgttgttgtgaACATAACACTCGGCACTTTACACAGTATATAAAAAGAGAACAATAACTCCCAATGATGTGAATATTTTACAGTTAAAGAGGATTTGGAAGAATTTGCCGTTTTAAAGGAGAAGTTTGAGAAAGAATTCAGTATGAAAGAAGAAGAGGTTGGTCTGACTGAACATGATTAGAGTAATGGACACCCTCTCTGAGTGGTTTTTAAAACACATTTTCGGTAACCTATTGTTGTCACAAACAATATGAACCGTATTTGGCGTTGTGTATATAGACTATGGAAACTGGAAATGTCTCTTACAGGTTGTGATACTTCAGATGAAAATGAAGGACAAAGAAAAAGAACTTCAGGCAATCCTGCTCAACCTCCATGAAACCAGAGAGAGTTGCAAACGGTTACAACAGGCAGCACGTAAGATGGGCACTTTTTGTTCATTGATTAGGCCTAGGTCTTAAGCCCTATTTGGACAGGACTAGTATTACTAGAGACGTTGATTATGTAATTACCCCAGCATGTGCATTATTCCAGAGGATGATTTGCGTAGGATGTTTTTCCAAGCAGCCTcctataattattatttttttttcattCGAGGTGTGAAAATATTTAAAGGTCACGTCAAGATAGTAGGCTACATTGATAACTTGTGCTTGGCTGCCAACATTTAAATTGAGGAAGTGTGATCAAAATCATTATTTTAGAGATCCACGGTAAAAGTTCCTCCTAATAAAAATGCTCCGCTTCCTGCTGATATGAGCTGCTGAACAGTAGACCTATTTGCACTTGAGATGCGTTTATGGATGAGAAAGTGAACTTGCCATGTCCAACAAAGTTAACCTCAGTGGATCGGGGATGCTTTGTGTTCTATTGATATACTGCCTACTACATCAACAGCCAGGGTTTCTTTAAAGagacaatcagcagttgaaacactAACAATGCCTTCTCCCGCCCCTGTTTTGGTAAAAATAAGCTTAGGGATGGGGTTGAAGaagtgtaaccactctcaaattcatagacagaacaATGGATGCTTAGTCTGggcatccatgatatcaacattatagttgtaAGCATGTTTTTAGGCTatgtagtgtttgtttacatttacattatttacaaacagtaaaacaagcttatatttttgtttttgatCGGGTACGACAGtagaactaagctcatgaggcatttataaattatattcttcaagaatcaatggctacaTATCAATAATTCACAAATctcaaaatggatgtagcaaatGCAGATTGCCACTTTTAATAAGCCTATAACTGCAATACTTTTTTATTGCGTATTTAGGCTTAATTAAACTGATGCATTTGACAATGTTCAACTTCAGTTCACTGGCACAAAAGGTATAAACAAAAGTATtcactttgaaagttgataaaggCAGTCATATGAAATATACactgtatacaaaagtatgtgggcaccttccccccccccccccccgttcacaaagcgaggtccatacagaaatggtttgttgagatcggtgtggaagaacttgactggccttcacACAGCCttgacttcaaccccatcgatCAACTTTGGGATGCATTGGAACGCCGAATGCGAGGCCTAATTACCCAACATCCGTGCCCAACCTCActtactcttgtggctgaatgcaagcccctgcagcaatgttccaaccaCTAGTAGAAAgtcttcccagaaaagtggagacttttatagcagcaaagggtgggATCAGCtacatattaatgcctatgattttggaatgtggTGTTTGAcgtgcaggtgtccacatacttttggtaatgtagtgtatgtgcAGCACTTTGTTTTAAGCTTCAATTGATCAAATCAGTTCTATGTTTTCTTGCTTAAACTGCAAGCAATACTTGTCAAACTCTAATGTCACGGAAAACACAGTGATGTCGATAAGAACGAGAGTCGTAATATCAGAGGACCTTGGTTATTCTGGCTTGAATTGTTACCCTCCTGCCATGGCAGATTCAGGACTAAAATTACGGATGTGGTGTTTTGTTCTTGTACACAATTACATTACGCTCAGTAAAATGAATTCCATTGAAATAGGTCTTGGTGAACTTTTAAATCCATTTCATGCATTTTACTGGAAGTGAAACTTCCTTACTCCTGTATAATATCATATTTTACGACAAGAACATTAACATCTTATTTCCTTTGACAGAACAACACCAGGAAGCCCTTCAACGTTCCAAACAAGAACAAGAATCTCTGTTAGAAAGTCTGCAAAATGCAGAACAGCTCAATGAAGAATGTGAGGTTAGTATGTTGTTTTGTACTCCAATATGCTATTAAAGTATAATTAAAACGCAAGTTATGCAGTTCATCATGTATAATCCAAGGAGGCATATGTTTGTCATTTTACATTCtaagtggttctatatcttccatGTGGCTGTGGACAGTACATAATGGGACAATGGAAAATGTGCATTGTTACTTTAAATCTCTATAGGAAAGTAGAAAAGCTATTGCTACAGCATTAGAGAGCAACAAAGAAGAGAATGCAAAGGTTATTGCCAAGAAAGACTCAAGCTTGGAAGAGCTCAACAAAATAAAAGATCAACAAGCAGACAAGCTTGTACAGATTCAGGCCACAGCCAAGGAAtttcagacatcattaacagttGAGATAAAGAGGTGGGAAATGAATAGAGTTACTATTTTGTCCCCTGTTTGGTGAACCCCAAAATGGTAATCAAGATTCTTATATTACTTTGAATGTTAACTTGTTTCTCAGGGCAAAAGAACTTGAACTGAAGCTTACGGCAGTCACAGAGGAACTTGACAGGAAAAACCTTGAATTAGGTAAAGTATTGCTCGGCTTTGCCTCGTACTTGTGACTGTGCTAAAAGAAAAGGTGTATCACACACCCTTTCGTGTTACAATTGCATTATTATTTTGTTTTTAGCTTGTATGCAACCAGAGATTAAATATAAGTTTTGTTTTCTAGGAGAGATCAAAGaacagaaagaaaagaaagacagCCAGCTACAAATCCTTGAAGATGAATTGGTAAAGATTATATGTTTTGTGAACTCAAATTGGCACTTCCCTCATAACTGTCATGTCTAGTCCATGGTGAGGTTAATGAAAGAGCAATTATTTTACTCTTACCTTTTTAGGATGTCAGAAATAAATCCATACAGTCACTAGAGGAAGCAATTAAAGTTGTGGAGACCAGAACATCAGAACTCACCACAGAGCTTGAGGGGAAACATGCTGAAATTCACCAAGTTAAGGTGAGATGATGTTCAGATGATTGTTGTGTAGATACATTTATAGCGCTACTTATTCAGAAGGATATTGTTTGCATAAATCTTATTATCTTTTAATATTGGAATATGTTGTACCCCTCTAGAATAAAGTGGAAATCATGTCTGTTGAAAACATTTTACTGGAAAAGGCTCTTGGAAATGCTGAAACGATGCAAAACGACTTGAAAGAAAAAGCCAATATGACTGAGGTTTCATTCTGTTAATTATATTTTCCTTGCACAATATTGGCAATGCATATTTGTGTTTACATTTTTTGTTTGACACCTGTATGTACATAGATGAGTCCAGGAAAGAAATTGTTAATGTTGTATCCCACAGAGGAAAATAAAAGAGATTGAGGGGCAGTTATCTGCTGCAATGAGAAGAGATGAAAAATCCATCAAGGAAAAAGAGAATCTAAAGACAGACATTGTACAGCATGAGTGAGTCCTTGGATGTTCAGGGTATAAAGTATTCAATAACCTGAGGGATAGTTTTCCTCCATGTCTCTGTAAATGCTGAATGTGAATTATTCTCCAGGGTGAAGTATAAGGAGCTATTAGCAAGTTTCAATCAGCTGCAGCTTGAGAAGAAGACTATTCTGGAGCAGATTCAGAATGAATCCTCAGAGGCAAACATTCTGGTATCACAACTTAAGGTCTGTATGAATTGAACATGTGATGCTGTCTGTATAGAATAATAAAGAATAATTGAGCAGTTTGCTGATAATTCATGGTCTTGTGTTGTAATGGGAATATTCTTGTCATTCAGGAGAGTGAGGCAAAAGAGATGAAGATGAAGAAGGAAATTGAAAGACTCCAGGAAGAAAACCACCAATTACGGTCAGTTAGAGTTAATTGTTTATAAATCTTTAGTAATGATAGTCATTATACAATGCTGCATGCAGCAACAttagttttttttcttcaaaatcATTCACCTTTTTCCTGTAGAGAGGAATTGAAATCCTTAAATGCCAAAGTTGAAGAGCAAGGCCAAGACACTGAGAATCTGCAGAAGAAACTTGAAGAAAGTGTAAGCAAATCAACTgtctatgaggttggaataatattgtgaaattgtgaaaattatgataatgcccctTTAGTGTAAAAGCAGTTTGAAATGACCGCCTGAAATTTCTGCATGTTTTGTTggaatggagttttggcctgcctgatgtcatcaccatgtggtaaattagttactagaccaataagaaagagtgttccaaacctctctgccaataacagctagttttcagtttccccctccctaCTCAAACCACTCCCAGatagtcctagcaaaattcttgcttgagaaattgctattTGCTAAGAAGTTATTTTTGTTtaattttttaaccattttattttaaaacaatcacagtaaggtgcttaattgttacccagaaaatatttgatattgagataaaatgtCTGTATTGGAACTTTCAGCATGATGTCAGTTTAACACTGTTTTTCAAAAATATTATATGGCCGAGTAAATGTCCAAATCTAAATGCACGTCTGTTTTATACTATATTCACACTGATGAGTGATAGTAAATAAAGTTCACTATTTTCTGTTTGACTTCATGTCTGTAGTGTGGAGATCTGCAGGCTGAGCTCTCAAAGAAAGATAAACAAATGAAAGCAGTGGAGTCAAAGGTGATTATCAAAGTCATGTCTACACTTGGATTATTTTGTCTTTAATTATCTTATCAAACACTttgctttttctctctagctgtcCAACCTGAAGATAAAATTAGAGAGTAAAACTAAAATCCAGGACGAATACCAAAAAGAGGTTTGTGTTGACTAAAAAATAGATTATAAAATGTCAAATGAATTATACAATAATATAAACTGTTCAGCTTTCTACAACCTGTTTTTCATTTACTTGTTTGTTCTCAGAACAAAACGTTGAAGAAACAAATTGCAATTGAGACAGCAAAATCCAGTGAACTTGAAAATGAGGTACCGCATGGCGTTAAATGGTCATTTACAAGTGCAAAATTGTAGTTCAGTTGTGATGCAACTTGGTTTTTCATCCATCACAGATAAACAAATTGAAAGAGGAGTCCGAAAATGTTCAACGATCAAATGAAGAGGAATGTAAAAATTTGCTTGATGACCTTGAAACCAAAGCAACATCTGAGGCAGAGCTTCAGAAAAAGGTGCTTATTGGAAGTTAATAATATGGTACATTCTGGTAGATGTGGCAACATACTTGCTGTACATATTGAT encodes:
- the sycp1 gene encoding synaptonemal complex protein 1 isoform X2, translated to MERGFNFKLLVPPRVNPIPGQVSTVKPQEIVEDGGCFMQTLQQGYNKCLDKESNILFPSMNMVVPTKPTRSDVFKMKVVPPMENEETNCKPSQLYSKLFEEVQKVKYWKVKVDSEAVQKDRKLQENKRTIETQRKAIQELQFGNESLSIKLEDQISENDDLQNKNNATRNLCNILKDTFERSAEKIHLFESEREETHHLFMENSETIQRMNAAFESLRIQAETDRLEMLKVKEDLEEFAVLKEKFEKEFSMKEEEVVILQMKMKDKEKELQAILLNLHETRESCKRLQQAAQQHQEALQRSKQEQESLLESLQNAEQLNEECEESRKAIATALESNKEENAKVIAKKDSSLEELNKIKDQQADKLVQIQATAKEFQTSLTVEIKRAKELELKLTAVTEELDRKNLELGEIKEQKEKKDSQLQILEDELDVRNKSIQSLEEAIKVVETRTSELTTELEGKHAEIHQVKNKVEIMSVENILLEKALGNAETMQNDLKEKANMTERKIKEIEGQLSAAMRRDEKSIKEKENLKTDIVQHEVKYKELLASFNQLQLEKKTILEQIQNESSEANILVSQLKESEAKEMKMKKEIERLQEENHQLREELKSLNAKVEEQGQDTENLQKKLEESCGDLQAELSKKDKQMKAVESKLSNLKIKLESKTKIQDEYQKENKTLKKQIAIETAKSSELENEINKLKEESENVQRSNEEECKNLLDDLETKATSEAELQKKVKKLHLTATDAIKSKEDTEIKCQNKIADMVALMEKHKNQYDKMVDEKDAELDEKKRKDMEATANRTSLELVLSQQNIENDRLKEQLKKEMNERESLLQEITALKKEKKMSRQLETQEEQEMENEAPKTPSWSSMTRVAATPRIKETEALRTPSWSSTNIVSATPRIKSYRIRTPPSTGKSVPWGMSTLELDPKSDSSEHNDLLSIAVATDPFKSRLQSSVPAAQNQKVDIFRKIQSPAIQKSPGSTLKLAAMKRMRDAGWTSVTGAEKKKKKTVEKIFA
- the sycp1 gene encoding synaptonemal complex protein 1 isoform X1 yields the protein MERGFNFKLLVPPRVNPIPGQVSTVKPQEIVEDGGCFMQTLQQGYNKCLDKESNILFPSMNMVVPTKPTRSDVFKMKVVPPMENEETNCKPSQLYSKLFEEVQKVKYWKVKVDSEAVQKDRKLQENKRTIETQRKAIQELQFGNESLSIKLEDQISENDDLQNKNNATRNLCNILKDTFERSAEKIHLFESEREETHHLFMENSETIQRMNAAFESLRIQAETDRLEMLKVKEDLEEFAVLKEKFEKEFSMKEEEVVILQMKMKDKEKELQAILLNLHETRESCKRLQQAAQQHQEALQRSKQEQESLLESLQNAEQLNEECEESRKAIATALESNKEENAKVIAKKDSSLEELNKIKDQQADKLVQIQATAKEFQTSLTVEIKRAKELELKLTAVTEELDRKNLELGEIKEQKEKKDSQLQILEDELDVRNKSIQSLEEAIKVVETRTSELTTELEGKHAEIHQVKNKVEIMSVENILLEKALGNAETMQNDLKEKANMTERKIKEIEGQLSAAMRRDEKSIKEKENLKTDIVQHEVKYKELLASFNQLQLEKKTILEQIQNESSEANILVSQLKESEAKEMKMKKEIERLQEENHQLREELKSLNAKVEEQGQDTENLQKKLEESCGDLQAELSKKDKQMKAVESKLSNLKIKLESKTKIQDEYQKENKTLKKQIAIETAKSSELENEINKLKEESENVQRSNEEECKNLLDDLETKATSEAELQKKVKKLHLTATDAIKSKEDTEIKCQNKIADMVALMEKHKNQYDKMVDEKDAELDEKKRKDMEATANRTSLELVLSQQNIENDRLKEQLKKEMNERESLLQEITALKKEKKMSRQLETQEEQLPEPKSKEVRSSETPKVYSSAKMPMFRLAKDSQRKTKTLKASVTPSQTSEKIVDSKHSLNINEMENEAPKTPSWSSMTRVAATPRIKETEALRTPSWSSTNIVSATPRIKSYRIRTPPSTGKSVPWGMSTLELDPKSDSSEHNDLLSIAVATDPFKSRLQSSVPAAQNQKVDIFRKIQSPAIQKSPGSTLKLAAMKRMRDAGWTSVTGAEKKKKKTVEKIFA
- the sycp1 gene encoding synaptonemal complex protein 1 isoform X3, with protein sequence MFHANFAADVFKMKVVPPMENEETNCKPSQLYSKLFEEVQKVKYWKVKVDSEAVQKDRKLQENKRTIETQRKAIQELQFGNESLSIKLEDQISENDDLQNKNNATRNLCNILKDTFERSAEKIHLFESEREETHHLFMENSETIQRMNAAFESLRIQAETDRLEMLKVKEDLEEFAVLKEKFEKEFSMKEEEVVILQMKMKDKEKELQAILLNLHETRESCKRLQQAAQQHQEALQRSKQEQESLLESLQNAEQLNEECEESRKAIATALESNKEENAKVIAKKDSSLEELNKIKDQQADKLVQIQATAKEFQTSLTVEIKRAKELELKLTAVTEELDRKNLELGEIKEQKEKKDSQLQILEDELDVRNKSIQSLEEAIKVVETRTSELTTELEGKHAEIHQVKNKVEIMSVENILLEKALGNAETMQNDLKEKANMTERKIKEIEGQLSAAMRRDEKSIKEKENLKTDIVQHEVKYKELLASFNQLQLEKKTILEQIQNESSEANILVSQLKESEAKEMKMKKEIERLQEENHQLREELKSLNAKVEEQGQDTENLQKKLEESCGDLQAELSKKDKQMKAVESKLSNLKIKLESKTKIQDEYQKENKTLKKQIAIETAKSSELENEINKLKEESENVQRSNEEECKNLLDDLETKATSEAELQKKVKKLHLTATDAIKSKEDTEIKCQNKIADMVALMEKHKNQYDKMVDEKDAELDEKKRKDMEATANRTSLELVLSQQNIENDRLKEQLKKEMNERESLLQEITALKKEKKMSRQLETQEEQLPEPKSKEVRSSETPKVYSSAKMPMFRLAKDSQRKTKTLKASVTPSQTSEKIVDSKHSLNINEMENEAPKTPSWSSMTRVAATPRIKETEALRTPSWSSTNIVSATPRIKSYRIRTPPSTGKSVPWGMSTLELDPKSDSSEHNDLLSIAVATDPFKSRLQSSVPAAQNQKVDIFRKIQSPAIQKSPGSTLKLAAMKRMRDAGWTSVTGAEKKKKKTVEKIFA